The proteins below are encoded in one region of Sulfurospirillum tamanense:
- the atpG gene encoding ATP synthase F1 subunit gamma: MANLKEIKRKIKSVQNTQKTTRAMKLVSTAKLRKAEEVAKQSRVYAAKINEVLSEIAYKVNQYKSGNLESRFFQPIEQPSKIDIIFVTADKGLCGGFNVQTIKAVKNLLETHKAKKVKVRLRAVGRKGIEFFNFQGVELLKTYAGVSSAPSYEKAQEIIADAIDDFSNGVTDGVVLVHNGYMNMISQELKINDIVPVDPPAASSDAALSLMEFEPVGDEKILEELMKKYFEYNMYYALVDSLAAEHSARMQAMDSATKNAKERVEALNIAYNKARQESITTELIEIISGVESMK; the protein is encoded by the coding sequence ATGGCTAATTTAAAAGAAATTAAGAGAAAAATCAAGAGTGTTCAGAATACGCAAAAGACAACGCGTGCCATGAAACTTGTGTCGACGGCCAAGCTGCGAAAAGCAGAAGAGGTTGCAAAGCAGTCACGTGTGTATGCTGCAAAGATCAATGAAGTGCTTTCTGAGATTGCCTATAAGGTGAACCAGTACAAAAGTGGAAATCTTGAGAGCCGCTTTTTTCAACCTATTGAGCAGCCTTCGAAGATTGATATTATTTTTGTAACAGCAGATAAAGGTTTGTGTGGTGGCTTTAATGTTCAAACAATTAAAGCAGTAAAAAACCTACTTGAAACCCATAAGGCAAAGAAAGTAAAAGTGCGATTACGCGCAGTTGGTCGCAAGGGAATTGAATTTTTTAATTTTCAAGGCGTTGAATTGCTTAAGACATATGCGGGTGTGAGTTCTGCGCCTTCTTATGAAAAAGCACAAGAAATTATTGCTGATGCGATTGATGATTTTAGCAACGGGGTTACCGACGGTGTTGTTTTGGTTCATAATGGGTATATGAATATGATTTCCCAAGAACTAAAGATTAATGACATAGTTCCTGTTGATCCGCCAGCGGCGTCTAGTGATGCTGCCCTTTCTCTTATGGAGTTTGAGCCCGTTGGTGATGAAAAAATTCTCGAAGAATTGATGAAAAAATACTTTGAGTATAACATGTATTATGCACTTGTTGATTCGTTAGCAGCAGAGCACAGTGCTCGAATGCAAGCAATGGATAGTGCGACAAAAAATGCTAAAGAACGCGTTGAGGCGTTAAATATTGCTTACAACAAAGCAAGGCAAGAGTCTATTACCACTGAGCTTATTGAGATTATCAGTGGCGTCGAGTCAATGAAATAA